Proteins encoded in a region of the Pseudomonas viciae genome:
- a CDS encoding NUDIX hydrolase produces MDWKPHITVATIVEDNGRFLMVEESKGGRAVLNQPAGHLDPDETLIEAAVRETLEETGWDVEPTSVVGIYLYTAPSNGVTYQRVCFAAKALNHRPDYQLDDGILGAKWLTRDELLEQREYWRSELIIRCIDDYLDGHHHSLTLIRPSL; encoded by the coding sequence ATGGACTGGAAACCCCACATCACCGTCGCCACCATCGTCGAAGACAACGGCCGTTTCCTGATGGTCGAAGAATCCAAAGGCGGACGAGCGGTGCTCAACCAGCCCGCCGGTCACCTGGACCCGGACGAAACGCTGATCGAAGCCGCGGTGCGCGAAACCCTGGAAGAAACCGGCTGGGACGTCGAACCCACCAGCGTGGTGGGCATTTACCTGTACACCGCCCCCAGCAATGGCGTGACCTACCAGCGAGTCTGTTTCGCCGCCAAGGCCTTGAACCATCGCCCCGACTATCAACTGGACGACGGCATCCTCGGCGCCAAATGGCTGACCCGCGACGAACTGCTCGAGCAGCGCGAGTACTGGCGCAGCGAGCTGATCATCCGCTGCATCGACGATTATCTGGACGGCCACCACCACAGTCTGACGCTGATCCGTCCTTCTCTTTAG
- the mnmA gene encoding tRNA 2-thiouridine(34) synthase MnmA, translating to MRDPAPSDTTKKRVIVGMSGGVDSSVSALLLIEQGYEVEGLFMKNWEEDDGTEYCTAMDDLADAQAVCDKIGIKLHTANFAAEYWDNVFEHFLAEYKAGRTPNPDILCNREIKFKAFLDYAMMLGADLIATGHYVRRRDIDGRTELLKGLDPNKDQSYFLHAVGGEQIAKTLFPVGELEKPEVRAIAEKHQLATAKKKDSTGICFIGERRFSDFLKQYLPAQPGEIKTTEGEVIGRHHGLMYHTIGQRQGLGIGGLKDAGEEPWYVLIKDLEHNELIVGQGNDHPWLFSRALLASDIYWVNPIDLSEPRRLTAKVRYRQSDQPCTLEKTATGYRAIFDDPQRAVTPGQSVVFYDGEICLGGGVIEIAEPWSSKA from the coding sequence ATGCGTGATCCAGCCCCTTCTGACACCACCAAGAAGCGCGTCATTGTCGGCATGTCCGGCGGCGTGGACTCTTCCGTTTCCGCCCTTCTGCTGATCGAGCAGGGTTATGAGGTGGAAGGCCTGTTCATGAAGAACTGGGAAGAAGACGACGGAACCGAATACTGCACGGCCATGGACGACCTCGCGGACGCCCAGGCCGTGTGCGACAAGATCGGCATCAAGCTGCACACCGCCAACTTCGCCGCCGAGTACTGGGACAACGTGTTCGAGCACTTCCTGGCCGAATACAAGGCCGGCCGCACGCCGAACCCGGACATCCTGTGCAACCGCGAAATCAAGTTCAAGGCGTTCCTCGACTACGCCATGATGCTCGGTGCCGACCTGATCGCCACCGGTCACTACGTGCGCCGCCGCGACATTGACGGCCGCACCGAACTGCTCAAGGGCCTGGACCCGAACAAGGACCAGAGCTACTTCCTGCACGCCGTCGGCGGCGAACAGATCGCCAAGACCCTGTTCCCGGTGGGCGAACTGGAAAAACCCGAAGTGCGCGCGATTGCTGAAAAACACCAGCTCGCCACCGCCAAGAAGAAAGACTCCACCGGCATCTGCTTCATCGGCGAACGCCGCTTCAGCGACTTCCTCAAGCAGTACCTGCCGGCCCAGCCGGGCGAAATCAAAACTACCGAAGGCGAGGTCATTGGCCGTCACCATGGCCTGATGTACCACACCATTGGCCAGCGCCAGGGCTTGGGCATCGGCGGCTTGAAAGACGCCGGTGAAGAGCCGTGGTATGTGCTGATCAAGGATCTGGAGCACAACGAGTTGATCGTCGGCCAGGGCAACGACCATCCGTGGTTGTTTTCCCGCGCCCTGCTCGCCTCCGACATCTACTGGGTCAACCCGATCGACCTGAGCGAACCGCGCCGCCTGACGGCCAAGGTTCGCTACCGCCAGAGCGACCAGCCCTGCACCCTGGAAAAAACCGCCACGGGCTACCGGGCCATTTTCGATGACCCGCAACGCGCGGTCACACCCGGTCAGTCCGTGGTGTTCTACGATGGCGAAATCTGCCTGGGCGGTGGCGTGATCGAAATCGCAGAGCCCTGGAGCAGCAAGGCATGA
- the hflD gene encoding high frequency lysogenization protein HflD: MTPTQEQLTALGGVFLAAVLVDRIAKTGQATEAGLSCMLGSLLVRDPKDTLEVYGGDDLNLREGYRALVGALERDPSALQREPLRYALSMLGLERQLAKRDDLLETIGKRLPQIQSQVEHFGPSHENVIAACGALYQDTLSTLRQRIQVHGDMRNLQQPSNASKIRALLLAGIRSARLWRQLGGHRWQLVISRRKLLKELYPLMRNE, encoded by the coding sequence ATGACCCCGACCCAGGAGCAACTGACGGCATTGGGCGGCGTGTTTCTTGCCGCCGTGCTGGTGGACAGGATCGCCAAGACCGGCCAGGCCACCGAAGCAGGCCTGAGCTGCATGCTCGGCAGCCTGCTGGTTCGCGACCCCAAGGACACCCTGGAAGTCTATGGTGGTGACGACCTGAACCTGCGTGAAGGCTACCGTGCGCTGGTCGGCGCCCTGGAGCGCGACCCCAGCGCCCTGCAACGCGAGCCGCTGCGCTATGCCCTGTCGATGCTGGGCCTTGAACGTCAACTGGCCAAGCGCGACGACCTGCTGGAAACCATTGGCAAACGCCTGCCGCAGATCCAGTCCCAGGTCGAACACTTCGGCCCGTCCCACGAAAACGTCATTGCCGCCTGCGGCGCACTGTACCAGGACACCCTGAGCACCCTGCGCCAGCGCATCCAGGTGCATGGCGACATGCGCAACCTGCAGCAACCGAGCAACGCCTCGAAGATCCGCGCCCTGTTGCTGGCCGGCATCCGCTCGGCCCGCTTGTGGCGGCAGCTGGGCGGCCATCGCTGGCAGTTGGTGATCAGCCGACGCAAATTGCTTAAAGAGCTTTACCCGTTGATGCGCAACGAATAA